The nucleotide window TTCCGGGCCAATGGGGGTTATTACTGCAATCGGGAATGTTTTAATCGGAGGGAGAAATGAAAATCTTCATCGACAGCGCCGATATCGGCGAAATTCGCGAGGCCAACGCCATGGGGGCCATCGACGGCGTGACCACCAATCCGTCACTGGTCGCCAAAACGGGGCGACGGTTTGAGGAGGTCATCAAGGATATTATTGCAGAGGTCAACGGCCCCATTTCGCTCGAGACGGTGACGCTCAAATGCGACTCGATTGTGGAGGAGTCCAAAAAACTTCACGGCATCCACAAAAATGTCGTCGTCAAAATTCCGCTGATCGAAGAGGGCTTAAAGGCGATTCGCAAGTGCCGCGATCTGGGAATTCCGGTCAACTGCACCCTCTGTTTTTCGGCCAATCAGGCGCTTTTGGCGGCCAAGGCGGGGGCGACCTATATCAGCCCGTTTGTCGGGCGTCTGGATGACATCGGCCAGGTGGGGATGGATTTGATCCGTCAGATCAAAACCATCTATACCAACTACGGCATCAAAACACAAATCCTCGTCGCCAGCGTCCGGAATCCCATTCATTTTCTGGAGGCGGCGCTCATCGGCGCCGATGTGTCGACTCTCCCGTTCGCGGTCATCCGGCAGTTGGCCAAACATGCGTTGACGGACGCAGGGCTGAAAAAATTTCTTGCAGATTGGGAAAAAGTGCCGAAATAATGGATGAGGGGGTGTTGTGTCTTCCGAAAAAAAAGGTTGCGGTTGTTGTTCATTCACCTTCGGTTGCTTTGTCGGCATGCTTTTGCTTGCCGGGATTCTGTTCGGCGGCAGTTACCTTTTCCTGACGCGCACCGCTTTTCTTCTCGATCAGGGGTTAAAGTACGCCTATCCCCAGATGCGGCCCTATGTGGAACGGTCCCTGCCGGATGAGTGGCCTCCCCCGCAAAAAGAGGCGATCATGAACAGGATCGACCGCGATGTGGACGGCTACTTAAGCCTGCCGAGCGGGGACCGCCGTGCCGTCCGTGAAAAAATAAAGGAAATGGCGACAACCTGGAGCAATCCGCAGATCGACAAAGAGGTCCAGTTGCGGGAGATTGAGGCGTTGATTCAGGAGTTGAAAAACAAAGAGTCGCCATGACGCATGATGTTACTTTATCCGTTTGACAGGCCGGATTGAAATTTTATAAGGCTTAAAGAAGCAAATCATCCCGCCTGAGGCGGGTGATTTGCGCGGGGTTTGGGGCCACCTGCCCGCCGGATTGGCAGGCGGGTTTGAGGCCCGCAATACATTAACGCGAGTAGCATCAAACGGGCCGAAAGGGCCCCAAATATAATGTCTCAAGATATCTTCACCCGCCCCGAACGCCGCAATTACCGGCGCGTCCATGTCGATGTGGAGGTTGATCTCCTCCTGAACGGGCAAAATGTAAAAACCACCGCCGTCAACTTGAGTTGCGGCGGGATGTATCTCCCCGTCAAAAAAAAGGAGGTGAGGGAACAGGAAAAAGTGCAGGCGGCGGTTTATCTCCCCGATATGTCCAAGCCGGTGGTGGTGGCGGGCGAGGTGGCCCGCGTGGAAAAGGGCTCCTTTTTAAGCCCGCGCAAGGGGGGACTGGCCATCCGCTTTTCCGGCCTCTACGACGACAACATTCTCGCCATCGACCGGTTCATCAAGGACAAACTCCATTGATTAAATCGGGGGCTTTGCCGCTGGCGCCCGGGGTCCCCGCCGAACGCCACCGGTTCGAGTGAGGTGGGGGCGGAAACTGATTCCGCTCCCAAGCCGCTTAATCCGCCACCGGCGGCGCGGCTTGGGAACCCTACCCCCCGTTCGCTCGGACGGAATAAATCCGATCCTCGCTCACTAAAATTATTTTGTTCCCCGCGGGGAATTGGCTTACGAAAATGATAGACCGCGGTGTGGCAATTTATCTTTGCAATCTTTGGGCGAATTTTCTAGGCTCGGCCGGCAGTTGTCAGGGAAGGGTGGCCGAGCGGTTGAAGGCGCCAGACTCGAAATCTGGTATAGTCGAAAGGCTATCGTGGGTTCAAATCCCACCCCTTCCGCATACCTGCTACGCACCCACCGTCACCACCTGCACCGTGATATTGTCCGCCGCGCGGGGAGGGGCGGCGCGGATGGAATGATCAGGCGACATCTGGATAACAAAGGGAGCCTCCGCGTTGTTACGGGCGTAGGCGAGATCAAAGAGGGCCATTTGGAATCCGGAGGGACTTGTTTCCTTCGCCATTTTCAGAATCTCGTATTCGCTCACCACATCCCAGAGGCCGTCGGAGCCGAGCACGATCCGGTCCCCGGGCGAGGCCCTGAAGGCGGTCTGCCAGGGAAGGCCGTTTCCATATCCGATGGCGCCGGTGATGATGTGCTTTTCGGGATGGTTGTAAAAATCCTCGGGACGAAGAAGCCCTTTTTCAATCCGTTCGCTCACCACGTTTTCCATTCTCGTGGTCCCTTCGCTGATGATTTTACCCTCGGGACCGGGTCCCTTTCCGAACGTCATGGCCTTGGAATCTCCCTTGATGGCCAGCATGACGTTAAGCAGACGGTCGATCTGAACCACAACCGCCGAGGCATAGGCGCCGCAGGCCTTTTCCCGCACCAGATTGTGCGCCCCCATGAAGGCGTCGAACAGGCCCCCCCCTTTCATCAGGATGTCGGAGAGCTGTTCGTTGGCATAGAGGCCGGCGAGGTATCCGCTCAAACTCCCCCCGGCGCCGTCGATAACTCCGGCAATCAGCGCTCCATTGGTGGTGACTCCGGTAAAATAGCTGTCCTCGTTGACTTTGTACTTCGACCGCGGGCCACCATAGCTGGTGGTTGAACTGATCCGCCCAATGGGATGCTCAAAATCAAGCGGCTCCCCGTTGTTGTAAGGGGCCTCTTCGGGGCGTTCTTCAAAACGGCGGTCGAAGACCACCTTTTTTAACCCCAACGAGATGCGATGACACATTCTTTCGGGACGGACGGACATGTAGAAAAATAAATCTTTGCAAACTTAATGCCAGACGAATCAGCAACATATCGAATTAATTAATAATTTGCAAGCATTTGAAAAATAGAGAAGATAAAAGGAAATTTGGTTAGTAATAAAATCCAAAAGATTAGACAGATAAGGTCTGTCCGTCTTGATTTCCGGTCGCCCTATAGTCCCGTCACCCCAAGTGGGGGTTTGGAAACCGCAGAGGTAGGAACTTCTTTACAAAGGATAAAAGTTTGGGGAAAAATAGTCCCATCATGAAAACGGGTCGCCGCGGTCTGGTTTTTTTCGTTTTTGTCGTCCTGCTTTTCGGTCCTGTCGCCTGTGGATCCACGCAGTCGGAGGGGGCGCGGTCGTCGGCCGGGGCAAAGGGAGAGCACAAACACTTAGACGACTACAAACGGAAACACTTCAACCTCTTTTCCGAGAAAGATGACATCAAGCTTGGCGAATATGTGATGAAGCTTCAGATCAAGGAATTCAAAAAGGAAGGGGTCGGCGTCGATCTTCCTAAACATCAGGAATTGAAGGCACGCGTCGAAAAGATTGTCCATCGTCTCGCCGCCGTTTCCGACAAGCCGGATTTTCCCTACGAGGTGCACATCTTCGACAGGCCCGATGTGGTGAACGCCTTTGCCATGCCGGGGGGGAAGATCGGCGTATTTACCGGCCTGTTCGACCGTGAAAAAGGATTGGTCGATATCAACAACGACGATCAAATTGCCGCCGTGATCGGCCATGAAATGGCCCATGCGACGGTGCGGCACATCACGCGGCGGCTGACCACCTATCAGGGGATCAACCTCATCGGGCTGGCCGGCGTGATCGGCTTTGGGCAGGGTTTGGGGCCCAACGCGGAATATATTTTTAATCAGGTCTTTTCACTCGGCGTGAACCTCTATCTCCCCAGTTACAGCCGGAAGCACGAAAAGGAGGCCGACCAGATCGGTTTCTATTATCTCGCAAAGGCGGGCTACAACCCGCAGGCGGCCATCGACATCTGGAAAAAAGCGGCCGCCAAGGGAGGCCCCAACTCAAAACGCACCGACTTTTTCGCCTCGCATCCCGCCAGCGGAGAACGGGCAAAGGCGCTTGAGGCGTGGCTCCCGGAGGCTCTGCAAATCCAAAGCTCTGCCGGTGCCGCTTACTAACTGTTGTAAATTCCATCGGCCCCACCCCCCTTTGTCAAACCTGTCCGCCGGTTGTGCCTGCCCGCCGGCAGTATGGAGGGTGGCGGAGGGGGGAAAGGGGGAATTTAATAATTCGTCAGAATCCGGTTTTGCGGGAGGCCCAGCGCTTTCAGGCGGTCGGATACATCTCGGACCATCCCCTCCATTCCGCAGACCAGCGCGATGGTGTTTTCAGTTTTGCACGAATCGGCGATATGCCGCTGTACATGGCCGAAGAGGCCTTTCCAAGCGGGGTGGGCCTGATTCGAAACGGTCTGAATGATTTCAACCCCCCCATTTTTCCAGTCGCTGAATTCATGGGCATAGGCAAATTCGTCCGGATTCCGGGCGCCGTAGAAGAGAGTGACGTCGCCGTAGTCTTGCCGTTTTTCCATAATCCACCGAAGGGCCGAACGGAGCGGGGCGATCCCGGTGCCCGCGGCAAAGAGGAGGATATTTTTGCCATGGCCGGTTCCCATTCTAAATCCCCCGCCGCGGGCACTGGTCACCGTAACGGCGTCTCCCGGGTTCATGGTGACAAGCACATTTGTCAGCGGCGCCCCCGCTTTGATCAAAAACGACCATGTTGGCTCGCGCGGGGAGCTCGACATGGCGAAATAGTTTTCGTTGCCGCTCGGGATGCTGATGACCGTGTATTGACCGGGACGGGTAAACGATTTTCCCACTTTCCCATCCTCGATGGTGAAGACGAAATGAAACGCCTGCGGCGTCTCCCGGATTTTTTCCGTCAGAAGGGCGGCGCTGGTTAGAGATTTTTTTCTCATGACCGGTTGAGATCCACTTCGAAGCCTTTATCCTTGAAAAACGTTTTTAATTTCAACACCACCCGTTCCTCCAGTTGGCGAATCCGCTCGCGCGTGATGCCGTATTCGTCGGCAATATCCTGAAGAGTCTTCGGCACCTCGGCGTAAAGCCGTTCACGGAATATTTTCTTTTCCTTGTCTTTGAGGGTTGCGACAAATTCATCCAGATTGGAAAAGAGCTGATTTTTCAATTCCTCATCCATTACCTGTTGGTCGGCCGGGGTCTCCCCGGAGGCGAACATGTCGATGTTGAGTTTACCGTCGTAATGCGGGTTGGGGGCATCCAGCGACAGATCGCCAAAACCCATCCTCTGCTCCATTTCCACCACCTCTTTTTCCTTCACATCCATTTTTTCGGCCAAGAGGCGCGAGTCGGGGGAAAACCCCATCGATTCGATCTTTCGTTTTTCCTTCATCAGATTATAGAATAATTTTTTCTGCGCCTGCGTGGTGCCGAGCCGGACCAGCCGGAAATTGTCGACGATGAATTTCAAAATATAGGCCCGGATCCACCAGGCGGCATAATAGGAAAAGCGCGTCCCTTTGGAGGGGTCATATTTTTTCACGGCGCGCAAAAGGCCGATGTTTCCCTCCTGAATCAGATCAAGAAGATTGTGAAAGGCCCGGGAATATTCCATGGCGATTTTCACGACGAGTCTTAAGTTCGAGACGACCAGTTTTTTGGCCGATTCGGGATCCTGATGCTCAAAGTAATGCCGGGCCACCGCTATCTCCTCCTCGCGGGTCATCAACGGATACCGGCTGACTTCCATCAGATATCGGTGAAGCGAATCGACCGGAACGGGAAGTGCCTCTTCGTGGATAAGAGGAACAAGGGCTTGATCATGCGGGGCCTTAAACGCCGATTTCTTTGATGATTTCCTTGGCATGCGCTTCAAGATTTAACATTTTGACAGCCGGAGTCAATCTACGATAGATGATGCCTGATTTTCCGGGATCGTCCAATGGTAGGACTACGGACTCTGACTCCGTCAATGAAGGTTCGAATCCTTCTCCCGGATCAAGGGACTTGGTTGCTTCTGCCGTCTCCGCCCCCGCCTCGCTCGAACCGGTGGCGTTCGGCGGGGACCCCTGGTTCGAATCCAAGTCCCGGATATTGGTTTTTATGACCGTTTCGCAAAAAGAAATCGCAACGCTCGCCGCCGGGTGTTTTTGGGGGGTGGAGAAGATTATTCGGGAGATTCCGGGGGTGCTCGATACGACCGTCGGCTACACCGGCGGTACCACCTCACATCCCACCTACGAGGATGTTTGCACCGGGACAACAGGACATTCCGAGGCGATCGAAATCGTTTTTGATCCGGCCAAAATTTCCTACGAGGCGCTTCTCGACTATTTTTTTCGTCTTCACGACCCTACCACCCTGAATAAACAGGGGCACGATGTGGGGAACCAGTATCGGTCGGCCATTTTTTATCACGGCGAAAAACAGAAAGAGGCGGCGCTCAAGGTCCGCGATCACGTCAACCGCTCCGGCAAATGGTCCAAAGGAATTGTGACCGAAATCGTCCCGGCCGGAACCTTTTACACTGCCGAGGAATATCATCAGGACTATTTGCTGAAAAATCCGGGGGGATACAGCTGTCATTATTTGCGTAATGAGAGGAGACAACCATCATGAAAAATCAAATTCTTGTTTTTGCTTTGTTGTTTTTAGGGATGAATTCTGTTTTTGCCCATGAGGAGGGCGGCATGCCGCATCACGCTTCTCCCCCGGGGGCCCGCGTGTTTATTATCGAACCGGCCGACGGGGCGACGGTACACAATCCGGTCAAGGTCAAATTCGGCTTGGAAGGGATGATGATCGCTCCCGCCGGGCCCACGGGGGGCGAAAATACGGGGCATCATCATCTGCTCATCGATCTCGAGGCTCTCCCCCCTTTGGATCGGCCGCTTCCATCCAGCGAGCAGATCCGGCACTTCGGCCAGGGGGAAACCGAGGCGAGCCTAACTCTCACTCCGGGGTGGCACTACTTCCGGCTTCTTTTGGCCGACGGCAACCACATCCCGCATAATCCGCCGGTGATGTCCGATGTGGTGCATATTAATGTGCAGTAGGTCTTTAGCTGTTGACAAAGTCTGCAAGGGGCTGAAATTGTCATTCCCGCGAAAGCGGGAATCCAGTCTTTTCAAACACTTCTGGATCCCCGTTTTCACGGGGATGACGTCAAACGTGACTTTGTCAACAGACTGTTAGGCACCTTTGTTCCATCCGTTATTGCCAGTTTGGTTTGAATTTCTTTATAGCCTTGATTGCTCTTCTAAGACTATCGGATCTTTTCTGTGCTTCCCTGATATCCCAAAAGTTGCGGACAAAATTTGTGAGTACACCATTATAATCCGGGCCAATAATTGATCGTGTGGAAACATCTGGTACGATTGCTGAACGTAACTTACTGGATGTTGATCGTCTGGCAAGATTTATCAGAATTGTCTTTGGGTCATTTATCGATTCAATCTGCTCAGGTACAAGCCCTGCATTAATTTTCAGATAACTAGCCAAATTTTTCTTGTCAGCTAATAACCACGCTTCTGCCTCTTTGACAGCTATTCTAAGGATAAGATTTTTTTGTTTGTTGTCACTTGCCAGCCAATCTTTAATAAGATCAGGCGCACAACCATAGCGGTCTAGATCGGCTAATACAAAATAAGGAATGCTCTTGGCCGCTTTGTTAAAGGCACGAATTTTAGTTCTTATGTAATCAACACCACCTCTATCATACACTGTTTTAACAGCAAATCGCTTTCTAGAATTTTCCAATATCTTTTCAGCAAGCGCTTTACTCAGAGCATCTTCAACTACAAGACTAAGCGGTATTATGTATTTTTTTTTATTCAAAGAGATTTAGTTGGTCCAGCTTTAATGGTAGGGTTCTGGGTAGCACTGCATCTGCTATGGTTAGTCCAGCGTTCAGCAAATCGGTTACTTCTCCAAGATCAGAAGCTTTCTCAACTTCTGTTCCCTCCTGATGAGGCCTAAGAATAAGAGTCTCACCAGCACCAATGCCTCTGTCTGATAGTAGATCAGCACTATGCGTTGTGATAATTATTTGGCGTTTCTTTTCCCTCAAAAGCCGGTAGATTAATGCGGGAAGCAATTTTACGATACCTGGATGAAGAGATAGCTCCGGTTCTTCTAAGAGTAAAACGGAATCACTTTCGAAGAGAGACCACAACAATCCAATGAGTCTGATCGTTCCGTCTGAAAACTGATCTTCTCTTTGTTTGCCAGCATGTGGTCGCCAGTGCTCATACACTGCCTCCAAATGAGCCAAACCTCGATCGTCACGTACAAAAGATAATTCCTTAAGTTGTGGCACTGCTGATCGTAGAGCTTCTCCAATCTTTCCCAAGCGGCTTTTTCGGGTCTTTTCAGGGACTTGTGCCAAGCGATCAAGAAAACTAAGTCCAAAGGGATCGCCAGGAATTCCTGGCCCCGGAAAAGCATCTGGGTGACGTACTAGTTGTGGTACGATATGAAGATATTGAATTGATTCAAAGAAATTGGCAATTGCCCTAAAGAGCAAATTTGCATTAATTTGTTCAAGATGTGTCTGTGTTAACCTTAGATTATCAGCTACGTCTTGATCATCCGGCCTATTTAAAATTTGTTGTTTTTCCTTCCATACCCGTTCGTATTTCAAATATGCCTGTCTGTAACCTCGGACCTCCTGAGCTATTCCTATTGCATAAATCCATTTTGGCTTATCACCTAAATCATCGGAGATGTGGATTTCAAATTCAACATCCGGGTCTTGTCGGGCGGCTAAACAACGGATCTTGGTTAAACCACCACGTTCTTGAACAGCTTTTTGCAAACCACCACCCGTTTTAGCTATATCTCTCAAAAAACGTATTGCATCCAAAAAGTTAGATTTTCCTGAGGCATTTGGACCGACAAGAAATGCTCTATAGCCGAGCTTCGCATCAACGCTTCTAAAGTTTCGCCAATTTTTAAGTAATATTTTGCTAATTAACATAAAAACAGCAGTTGAATGAGTTTATCTTCATAAACTATCAATAAACTCCGCGAAGGTGCGAACCATCACCCCGGTGCCGCCTCTGGGCTCATACTCGCGCGGTTTGTCGGTCCATGAGGGGCCGGCGATGTCGATGTGGGCCCATTTGTTCTTTCCCACAAATTCCTGGATGAACAGGCCGCCGTTGATGGTGCCGCCGTAATTGCCGCCGACATTTTTCAAATCGGCAATGGGCGATTTCAATTCCTCCTTGTATTCCTCCGCCAGGGGGAGCTCCCACATCTTTTCGCCGGTTTTTTGGCCGCTTTTAATCAACTTATCCACCAACTCCCTGTCGTTTCCCATGATGCCCGATATCCGCTCTCCCAAGGCCACGAGGCAAGCACCGGTTAAGGTAGCCACGTCGATTAAGTAATCCGGTTTTTTCCTGTCGGCGTAGCTGATGGCGTCGGCGAGGGTGAGCCGCCCTTCGGCGTCGGTGTTTAAGACCTCAATGGTTTTTCCGTTCATCGCCGTCACCACATCGCCGGGGCGCTGGGCCATCGCGTCGGGCATATTTTCCGCCGCCGCCACAAAGGCCCAAACCTCCACCTTCGGTTTTAATTTTGCGATCACCGACATGTAGCCAATCACCGCCGCGGCGCCCGACATGTCGTCCTTCATTGTTTCCATGAACTTGGGGGGTTTGAGCGAAAGGCCTCCGGAATCGAACGTGACCCCTTTGCCGATCAGCGCGATTCTCTTTTTCGGTTTTCCCGCAGGGCGGTAATGCATTTCGATGAAGGCGGGGGGATTGATGCTCCCCTGGGCGACCCCCAAGTAAGCCCCCATCTTCATCCGGCGGATTTGGGCGGTGTTGAACAGGCGGGTCCGCACCCCTTTTAGGCGTCTAGCCACCCGTCCCAGCTCGGCCGGCGTCATGTGGAGGGCCGGCGTGTTGATGAGGTCGCGCGCCAGACAGACGCCGTTGGCCAAAAACAATCCCCGTTCAATTCCTTTTTTAACTTCCGGGATTTTGGATTTGTCGGGACAGAGAATGGCAACCTCTTTGATTTCGTGCGCCTCTCTTGGCCTCTTTTTGTAGCGGTCAAACGAATAGGCGGCAAGCACCATTCCCTCCACCACCGCCTGCGCGCAGTCCTTTTTGGAAAAAAGGCCAAGATGTCCGCCGTGGGCCGCGGTGGCGATATGCGTGGCGCGGATTTGACCCGCCGCCTGAACAATTTTTCCCGCCCCCTTTCGGACGACATCGAGATTAAAATCCTTTTTATCGCCCAGCCCCAGGACCATCACATATTCGGCCGGCATTTTTCCGTGCGTGTTGAGCAGTTTGGTCTGCCCCGCCTTTCCCTCGAATTTTTCGCGCCGGATGAGCTTTCGCAATTCGCCCCCCAGTTTTTTGTCAATCCGGTTGGCGAAGGTGTGGGTGTCGATTTTTCCGTCGTGCATGTTGACCACAAGGAGGTCGGTTTTGATGGTGGTAAGATCGCGCGTATCATAGGTGAATTTCATTTAGTCCTCCGTTGGAATCTTACAATTTATCTTAAGTGTTGCCGTTTTCCAAGAAAATCTTGTACCATCGTCCCATGTTGCAAACTTATAACACTCTCGCCTATTTTGGCGCTTTGGCGGTTCTGCTGACTCTTTTGGGAGGGGCCATTCCCCTCCTTCGCCGGTGGAAGGAGGATCATCTCCACACCTTTGTCAGCTTTTCGGCGGGGGTTCTCATCGCTACCGCATTTCTCCATCTGATGCCGAACGCCATTTCACGCGGCAATCCCCTCTGGGTCGGGTTTTGCATCTTGGTCAGTTTTCTTTTTCTTTTCATCCTCGAAAAATTCGTCATGCTCCACCCCTGCGAAGAGACGCATTGCGATTATCACACGATGGGGATCGCCGCCTTTGCCGGGATGGTGACGCACACCTTTTTTGACGGCTTTGCCTTGGGAAGCGCGTTGATGGTTCCGGGGCTGGGGGGCCGACCCGGCCTGGGGACGGTGGTCTTTTTTGCCATCATGGCGCACAAAATCCCCTCCAGCTTTGCCCTGGCCAGCATTTTAAGAAAGGCAAAGTGGAGGCGGAGAAAGATTCTGTTGTTTATCCTGGTGTTCGGGTCGATCATCCCGGTGGGGGCGCTGGTGTCGGTTACTTTGCTCCAGTCGATCGGCGACCAGTCGGTGGGGATTGCGCTGGCGTTAAGCCTGGGGACGTTTTTGTACATCTCAACTTCCGATTTTTTGCCCGAGGTCCATCGGGCGCACGAACGACGGTTTAAAAATCTTGCCGCCTTTCTGGGGGGAATTCTCCTGCTCGCCCTTTTGGCTTTTTTGCTTCCCGAACATTAACCGGCAAAACATTAGTGAGCGAGGATCGGATTTATTCCGTCCGAGCGAACGGGGGGCGCGGGGGCGCCAGCGGCAAAGCCCCCGATTTAATTTGTTCCGCCGTGAAGTGATTGATGAGGTGGGTAAACAAATCCATCGAGTCAAGGTCTCCTTCGTTACGGCCCAAAAAGGCAAAGCCGACCTCGTAGAAGGGATCATCCCCTTTTTCCGACGGGCGATTCCAGACGATTCTTCCCATGAAGTAATTGCCGGTCTTTAATATGTTGCCGCGGTTGGTTTTCAGGTCATCAAGCGCATTCTCGTCCAGGTATGCCAGCGCGTAAGTCCCGGCTTCTATGGGTGTTGCGGAACGGAAACAGGCGCCCCCGGCGGAAAGATTTTTCGAGACGACGATATCTTTGTGAATTTTTTTCTGCGGGTTGAAAAAGAGGAGATGCTGTTGCGCCGCGACCGGCGTGCGCGCGA belongs to Deltaproteobacteria bacterium and includes:
- a CDS encoding DUF4399 domain-containing protein, whose protein sequence is MKNQILVFALLFLGMNSVFAHEEGGMPHHASPPGARVFIIEPADGATVHNPVKVKFGLEGMMIAPAGPTGGENTGHHHLLIDLEALPPLDRPLPSSEQIRHFGQGETEASLTLTPGWHYFRLLLADGNHIPHNPPVMSDVVHINVQ
- a CDS encoding PilZ domain-containing protein, with product MEKRRFARTPVAAQQHLLFFNPQKKIHKDIVVSKNLSAGGACFRSATPIEAGTYALAYLDENALDDLKTNRGNILKTGNYFMGRIVWNRPSEKGDDPFYEVGFAFLGRNEGDLDSMDLFTHLINHFTAEQIKSGALPLAPPRPPFARTE
- a CDS encoding AAA family ATPase — protein: MLISKILLKNWRNFRSVDAKLGYRAFLVGPNASGKSNFLDAIRFLRDIAKTGGGLQKAVQERGGLTKIRCLAARQDPDVEFEIHISDDLGDKPKWIYAIGIAQEVRGYRQAYLKYERVWKEKQQILNRPDDQDVADNLRLTQTHLEQINANLLFRAIANFFESIQYLHIVPQLVRHPDAFPGPGIPGDPFGLSFLDRLAQVPEKTRKSRLGKIGEALRSAVPQLKELSFVRDDRGLAHLEAVYEHWRPHAGKQREDQFSDGTIRLIGLLWSLFESDSVLLLEEPELSLHPGIVKLLPALIYRLLREKKRQIIITTHSADLLSDRGIGAGETLILRPHQEGTEVEKASDLGEVTDLLNAGLTIADAVLPRTLPLKLDQLNLFE
- the msrA gene encoding peptide-methionine (S)-S-oxide reductase MsrA: MTVSQKEIATLAAGCFWGVEKIIREIPGVLDTTVGYTGGTTSHPTYEDVCTGTTGHSEAIEIVFDPAKISYEALLDYFFRLHDPTTLNKQGHDVGNQYRSAIFYHGEKQKEAALKVRDHVNRSGKWSKGIVTEIVPAGTFYTAEEYHQDYLLKNPGGYSCHYLRNERRQPS
- a CDS encoding RNA polymerase factor sigma-32, with product MPRKSSKKSAFKAPHDQALVPLIHEEALPVPVDSLHRYLMEVSRYPLMTREEEIAVARHYFEHQDPESAKKLVVSNLRLVVKIAMEYSRAFHNLLDLIQEGNIGLLRAVKKYDPSKGTRFSYYAAWWIRAYILKFIVDNFRLVRLGTTQAQKKLFYNLMKEKRKIESMGFSPDSRLLAEKMDVKEKEVVEMEQRMGFGDLSLDAPNPHYDGKLNIDMFASGETPADQQVMDEELKNQLFSNLDEFVATLKDKEKKIFRERLYAEVPKTLQDIADEYGITRERIRQLEERVVLKLKTFFKDKGFEVDLNRS
- a CDS encoding PilZ domain-containing protein, translated to MSQDIFTRPERRNYRRVHVDVEVDLLLNGQNVKTTAVNLSCGGMYLPVKKKEVREQEKVQAAVYLPDMSKPVVVAGEVARVEKGSFLSPRKGGLAIRFSGLYDDNILAIDRFIKDKLH
- a CDS encoding NAD-binding oxidoreductase, which encodes MRKKSLTSAALLTEKIRETPQAFHFVFTIEDGKVGKSFTRPGQYTVISIPSGNENYFAMSSSPREPTWSFLIKAGAPLTNVLVTMNPGDAVTVTSARGGGFRMGTGHGKNILLFAAGTGIAPLRSALRWIMEKRQDYGDVTLFYGARNPDEFAYAHEFSDWKNGGVEIIQTVSNQAHPAWKGLFGHVQRHIADSCKTENTIALVCGMEGMVRDVSDRLKALGLPQNRILTNY
- a CDS encoding DUF4276 family protein yields the protein MNKKKYIIPLSLVVEDALSKALAEKILENSRKRFAVKTVYDRGGVDYIRTKIRAFNKAAKSIPYFVLADLDRYGCAPDLIKDWLASDNKQKNLILRIAVKEAEAWLLADKKNLASYLKINAGLVPEQIESINDPKTILINLARRSTSSKLRSAIVPDVSTRSIIGPDYNGVLTNFVRNFWDIREAQKRSDSLRRAIKAIKKFKPNWQ
- a CDS encoding leucyl aminopeptidase; amino-acid sequence: MKFTYDTRDLTTIKTDLLVVNMHDGKIDTHTFANRIDKKLGGELRKLIRREKFEGKAGQTKLLNTHGKMPAEYVMVLGLGDKKDFNLDVVRKGAGKIVQAAGQIRATHIATAAHGGHLGLFSKKDCAQAVVEGMVLAAYSFDRYKKRPREAHEIKEVAILCPDKSKIPEVKKGIERGLFLANGVCLARDLINTPALHMTPAELGRVARRLKGVRTRLFNTAQIRRMKMGAYLGVAQGSINPPAFIEMHYRPAGKPKKRIALIGKGVTFDSGGLSLKPPKFMETMKDDMSGAAAVIGYMSVIAKLKPKVEVWAFVAAAENMPDAMAQRPGDVVTAMNGKTIEVLNTDAEGRLTLADAISYADRKKPDYLIDVATLTGACLVALGERISGIMGNDRELVDKLIKSGQKTGEKMWELPLAEEYKEELKSPIADLKNVGGNYGGTINGGLFIQEFVGKNKWAHIDIAGPSWTDKPREYEPRGGTGVMVRTFAEFIDSL
- a CDS encoding M48 family metallopeptidase, with amino-acid sequence MKTGRRGLVFFVFVVLLFGPVACGSTQSEGARSSAGAKGEHKHLDDYKRKHFNLFSEKDDIKLGEYVMKLQIKEFKKEGVGVDLPKHQELKARVEKIVHRLAAVSDKPDFPYEVHIFDRPDVVNAFAMPGGKIGVFTGLFDREKGLVDINNDDQIAAVIGHEMAHATVRHITRRLTTYQGINLIGLAGVIGFGQGLGPNAEYIFNQVFSLGVNLYLPSYSRKHEKEADQIGFYYLAKAGYNPQAAIDIWKKAAAKGGPNSKRTDFFASHPASGERAKALEAWLPEALQIQSSAGAAY
- the fsa gene encoding fructose-6-phosphate aldolase, which encodes MKIFIDSADIGEIREANAMGAIDGVTTNPSLVAKTGRRFEEVIKDIIAEVNGPISLETVTLKCDSIVEESKKLHGIHKNVVVKIPLIEEGLKAIRKCRDLGIPVNCTLCFSANQALLAAKAGATYISPFVGRLDDIGQVGMDLIRQIKTIYTNYGIKTQILVASVRNPIHFLEAALIGADVSTLPFAVIRQLAKHALTDAGLKKFLADWEKVPK
- a CDS encoding ZIP family metal transporter encodes the protein MLQTYNTLAYFGALAVLLTLLGGAIPLLRRWKEDHLHTFVSFSAGVLIATAFLHLMPNAISRGNPLWVGFCILVSFLFLFILEKFVMLHPCEETHCDYHTMGIAAFAGMVTHTFFDGFALGSALMVPGLGGRPGLGTVVFFAIMAHKIPSSFALASILRKAKWRRRKILLFILVFGSIIPVGALVSVTLLQSIGDQSVGIALALSLGTFLYISTSDFLPEVHRAHERRFKNLAAFLGGILLLALLAFLLPEH